The genomic region TTCGAAATCTACAGGCGGATATTTCGAAGCGGAAGACTTCGAGTCCTTCGAACCGGAATGGGTAGATCCGCTGAACATCAATTACAAAGGTTTCGACGTCTGGGAACTGCCTCCTAACGGACAGGGACTGGTCGCACTAGTGGCGCTTAACATCCTCAAAGGCTTCGATCTAACAGATAAAGAGGACCCGAGGTCATATCACCTTCAGATTGAGGCCACGAAACAAGCTTTCGCCGATGGTCTGTCCCTGCTTGGAGATCCAAGGCACATCGAAATTCCCCTATTAAAGCTACTTTCCGAAGACTATGCCCGTCAGAGAAGGAGCGAAATAGGAGAGACCGCAAAGATCTACACATCAGGTATCGCCCCTCACAGCAACACGGTTTACCTGGCTACGGCAGATGAAGAGGGCAACATGGTATCCTATATCCAGAGCAACTACATGGGCTTCGGATCGGGGCTGGTAGTACCGGGAACGGGAATCGCTTTGCATAACAGGGGCCATTGTTTCGTGCTCGATCCAAAACACCCCAATTGCATAGCCCCGGGGAAACGCCCCTATCACACGATAATTCCCGGATTTTTGACAAAGGACGGCTCGCCCGTGGGGCCTTTCGGAATTATGGGGGGCTACATGCAACCCCAGGCTCACGTACAAGTATTAGCGAACTTGCTTGACTTTCATTTAAATCCCCAGGAGGCGCTGGACGCACCGCGCTGGCAGTGGATCAAGGATAACATGGTATCTATAGAATACGGGATGCCGGAAAACGTCGCAGCAGCCTTATCCCGAATGGGACACGACGTGAAAATAGAGTTGGAACATCACCCCTTCGGAAGAGGGCAAATCATTTGGAAGACGGAACATGGCACCTACTGCTGTGCCACAGAACCTCGAACTGACGGACATATTGCTGTCTGGTAAAAAGGAGAACCGCCATGAGGAGAAAGGACCGCGAAATAACGGACCAAAAATGGATAGGGTAAGTTTTAGAAGAAGGGAAAGTTTGTTTTTTGTCGCTTTGTAGGAATAATGAACCGTACGTCGTGCCGATGCATTATGCATGGAAAGACGGTTTTCTTTACCTTCACTCAGCCTTAGAAGGCAAAAAGGTAGATATTGCCAGAGAAAACCCTAGAGTTTCATTTTGCGTAGTTCCTGAATGGAAAATTATCGAGGGATCAAGGCCATGTGATTGGACAACACATTATCGCAGCGTGATAGGCTCAGGGATCGTTTCATTCGTCGAAGACGAAACCGAAAAAAGAAAGGCGCTGACTATCTTCGTTGAACACTTCACCCACGGGGCCTTCGAGCTTCCAAGGCCCATGTTAGACCGTGTGGTAGTATGGAAAATCAAGGTAGATAACATTACCGGAAAGCAAAATCCCAGCCCTCGGTAAAACATCAAAAAAGTTGCAAGGCTAAAAGCAATTGCTTTTGGCCTTGCAACTTAGCTTACCCCTTGATGACGGCCAGCGGACGCAAACGTGCGACTTTTCTGCTAATTCCTGCTTTCTCTACGACATCGACTACGCGAGAAACGTCCTTGTAGGCTTCGGGTATTTCTTCCCTTACAGTTCCTATCGTCTCGGCCATGACTTTTATGCCTCTGTCTTCCAACCGTTTCAAAATAGTGTCCGCCTTCTCGGACTTCATGGCAGCCTTTCTGCTCAAAACCCTTCCGGCGCCATGGCACGTCGAGGCAAAACACTCTTCCATCCCCCGTTTGGTCCCGACAAGGATGTAGCTTTCCGTGCCCATACTGCCGGGAATTATCACTGGCTGACCGACCTGTATATATCTTTCGGGCAATGAAGGATGACCGGGAGGAAATGCCCTTGTTGCTCCCTTCCTGTGGACACACACATCGACCTGCTTTCCCTCCACACCGTGTTTTTCGATATGGGCCATGTTATGGCTTACGTCGTACAGAAGTTTCAAATCGGACTTAGGGAAAAAGTCGCCAAATACTTCCCTTACCAGTTGCCCTATTATCTCCCTGTTGGCCAAAGCGTAGTTTGCGGCAGCCTGCATCGCTCCCAGGTATTGTTTCGCTTCCTCCGATTTCAAGGGGGCACAACACAGCTGTCTGTCTGGAACGCTTATGCCGTATTTATTCATGGCTCTAAGCATCACTTTTATGTAGTCATCGCAAACTTGGTGCCCCAATCCGCGGCTTCCGCAATGGATCATCACGGTTACTTGTCCCGGGTTTAAGCCAAATTGCCTGGCTACGTTTTCATCGTAAATTTCATCTATAACCTGTATTTCCAGAAAGTGGTTCCCGCTTCCCAAAGTGCCAAGCTGAGGCTTGCCCCTTTCAATGGCCTTTTTGGAGACTGCATCTGGGTTTGCATGGGGCAAGGTGCCTCTTTCTTCAATGCATTCGAGGTCTTCGCTCCTTCCGTAGCCCTTCTTAACTGCCCAAAGTGCGCCTTTGGCAAGCACCGAAAGAAGCTCTGTTTCGCTGATCTTCAAAGCCCCTTTTGATCCCACTCCGCTGGGTACCCTGGAAAACAGTGCAGCCGTTAACTCATCTATGCAGGATGCCACTTCTTTCTCCTCGATAAATGTCAACATAACCCTCACGCCGCAGGATATGTCGTAGCCAACTCCCCCGGGAGATATGATTCCTTCATTCAATGAAAAGGCAGCAACTCCACCGATGGGAAAGCCATATCCCCAGTGAACGTCGGGCATAGCGAAGCTGTGCTTTAAAATGCCGGGTAGACATGCGACATTGGCTATTTGAGTCAGAGCGCCCTCCTTTTCAAGGTTTTGAATTATGTAGGAATCTCCATATATCAAACCGGTTACCTTCATTCCGATCTTGAAGTCCCTTTCCAACACCCACCTGACAGGATCTATTTGCTTTAACGCCACGGGAATTCACCTCCTTTACAGGTCAATATATACCCTTAACCTCCATGGCGGGCCTTCCGAAATTTCCGCACCGCCGTAAGTCACAGCCTTGACAGCTCTTGCGGGGCTTGGCGCGATATGCAGGTTACCTTTTGCGAGCAGGCGGGCTCTTTTTGGGTCAACTTCGATTGTTTCGGGAGAAAACACCTTCTCCTTTGTATCATAAATATACAAAAGCTCGTTTAACCAGGAAACGAAAAGCTCCAGCAAATCCATACATTCCAATTCAACGGTGTGTTCTTCAACAGACCTCACTAAAGAAACCTCGCCAAACATGAATGCATAAAACGCCCGTGCCGCTTCTGTGACCAGGTCTTCAACGGAAGAGGCGGTTATTTCCAGACCGGCGTCTGCCGTATGAGGCAGCTCCACCCAAGGCACTTTATAATGAAACCTCCTCGAGTCCGTCGCTTTTCAATTTCATGAGGGAAGGATAGTGCGTCATATCCAAATGAACGGGCGTTACGGAGACGTAGCCGTTGGCTACGGCCCAAACGTCAGTTCCTTCTATCAGCTGATCCGTTGGTTTGCCCGCTATCCAATAGTATATCCTGCCGTGGGGATCTCGCAGTTTACTTACCTTTCCTTCGTATATCCTCAAACCCTTTTTTGTGACTTTTATGCCGGAGATATGATTTATTTCCACGTCCGGTATGTTTACGTTTAAAAGCAACCCTTTATCAAGGGGATGATTCTTAAGCCATCCCATTATCTTAGCTGCGATGATGCCCGCAGTGTTAAAATGAGCACCCGCTTCATCATCGCAATCCAGCGAAAAAGCGACCGAAGGACGCCCCAGCACAACACCCTCCATTGCCGCCGATACTGTTCCGGAATAGGTCAGGTCATCGCCGAGGTTGGGGCCAATATTTATCCCTGAACACACAATCTCAACCGAAGGGTCGAGCTCTTCAAGCCCCAATACTACGCTGTCCGATGGAGTCCCGTTGCAGGCGTAAACCGCGACTCCCTCTGGATAGGGACCGTTGCCTATCTGCCATAGCCTTAAAGGACGATGCAAAGTTATAGCGTGACCTACACTGCTGTGTTGTCTTTCAGGGGCGACCACGATGACTTCATGACCCGCACCTTTTAAATGTGTTGCCAGGGCAATTATCCCGGGCGACAGAACTCCGTCATCGTTTGTGACTAATATTCTCATATTTGACCTCTCTGCAGATTATTTTTTGCCTTCATCACAGCATTATTCTAAATATCGCCATGGTCACAGGCGCCATTACTGCCTGGACAACTCCAAGCATCACAAGAATCAGAATCAAAAAAATACCATATCGCTCAAGGTAGAAATATACGTTCATAGCCTTTGGAGGCAAAAGGACATAAAGTATCCTCGAGCCATCGAGAGGGGGAATTGGAAGCAAATTGAACACCGCCAAACCCACATTTATCATAATCATAAGCAGTATGAACCTCGAAAGGGCGATATTTGATAAAAATATAGCGGGAAATATCCTTACCAAAAGCGCACAAACCACAGCCGTGATCAAATTGCCGACAGCACCCGCAAGCGATACTAGAACCAAATCCCTCCTGGGATTACTGAAGTTTCTCGTGCTTATAGGTACAGGCTTCGCCCATCCGAAACGAAATATGAGCAGCATCAAAGCCCCTATGGGGTCCAGATGCGCCATGGGGTTTAACGTAAGACGCCCCGATCGCAAGGCAGTGTCATCCCCCAATCTATAGGCCACATAACCATGACAATATTCATGAAAAGTAATAGCCCACAAAACTGCAGGCAAACTCAAAATAAGATCTACCCAATTTGGAAAACCCATCACATCCCTATCCTTTCTTTAAAACGTACAAAGGGTAATGCTTTTTAATCCATCTTATTTCATCTTCTCTGGTTTCTACCTCGCCACGAAGACGGGCCCTCAAAAGTTCGTCTAAAATCTTTCCAATTAAGGCCCCTTTCGGGTAACCTAACTCTATCAAATCTCTTCCCATAAGTATAGGGTGTATCCGATGAAGTCTAGTCAAAAAGAGCAATATCCTTCTCCTGACTCGCCACCGCTCCGTCGCGGCAGCCCAAAACAACGCCGTAACGTATGGAACGTCCTCCAGGAAAAAGTAAATTTCCTCATGGCTTCTTATACCCCGCCCTCCCACAGCATTTTCGGCAGTTCCTAGATCGTTTAAAGCCCTTTCGACGGCCTCTCTGTCTGGTTTGGACAGGTGCAGTTTATCGAGCGTAGCTTCCTGTACCCATTCCGCAGAGGAAAAAAGCACCGCCGCCAAAAATGCCAACCACACCTTATCGCCCATGTCGGGCAAATCGTAGTGGATTCGCCTCAAAAAGAAGGATAACCTTCGAATAACCCGCAGACAATTGCGATCGATCTTAATTCCAGGAAATAATGCTTCAAAGATCCCAAGATGGACCATCTCAAGGACGATGGGATATGCTCTTTCTTCCAGAAAAATCAACTTTAGCTCGTTTTTAACCCTTGTTCCGGAAAGGAGAGCCAATAAACCTCCTTTAATGGCGCTTCTGATCAGCCTGACGGTGTTGTCTTCAAATTCGAAACCCAGCCTGTGCTTCAATCTCAAACCCCTTAAAACACGCGTTGGGTCTTCCACAAAACTTAAATTATGCAATACGCGCAACTGTCTTTTTTGAAGATCGCGTCTTCCTCCGAAATAGTCTATAAGAGTCCCCCATGATGTTCCGTTGATGGATATTGCCATTGAATTGACAGTAAAATCCCTCCTGTACAGGTCGTGTTTCAAGCTATCGCCGACGACCTTGGGCAAAGCAACGGGATATTCGTAAAACTCCCTGCGAGCAGTGGCTACATCTATCTTTCTGCCTCCGGGAAACACTATTGTGCCTGTTCTGTATCGCTCATGCACCGCCACTCTGCATCCGTCTGCTTCCCATGACTTGATAAAAGAAAGGGCGTCCCCTTCTATAACTATGTCCAAATCTTGGTTTTCCTTGCCAAGCAGCAAATCCCTCACGAAGCCACCTACGATATATGCTTTGAGCGACATTTCCTCGGCTCGCCGACCCAACCTTCGCAAAGTCTGAGTGATCCATGGCGAAAGCCTCTGAGCCATCAACTCCGAAACGTCCTCTGTCCAGGGCAATGCCGACCCTAAAGACTTTTCTTCGGCGGGAACGGAAACGGGATAAAGTGCTCGGAGCATATCCGTCCTCGTTACGATACCAACGAGCGATCCGTTTTCTTTTACGGGCAAACGTCCTATATTATGAAAGACCATCAATCTGTGGGCTTCAGAAATGGATGCTCCCGGATGAACGGTAATGACACCTTCGGTCATGAATTCTCTCACTTCGACGGTCCCAAATCCGTGAAGGTGAGCTTTGTCCAGGTCTTTTCGCGTTATTATTCCAACAAGATTTCCATCTCGAACGATGGGCATTCCCGAATGACCATAACGAATCATGAGCTTATAGGCTTCGTCAACTTGAAGGTCTGGGTTGATAGCCATTACCGGACTGGTCATCACCTTAGCCACAGTTAACAGGGGCCTTATCTCGTCGGCCAACCGCCTTTCGATTTCCTCGACGAGGACAAAGGGATCTCTGCACGTGAGCGTCACCGACGCAGCTTGAGGATGTCCTCCTCCTCCCCATCTCACCAAAAAGTCGGCCACGTTTAATACTTCTTCTCTGCTTCGTGCTACTATATATGTTCTTTGACCCATTGAAACTACAGCTATGGCCACATCGGCATCGAAATAGTCGCGCAGTCGATGAACGAACAAAGAAAGCCCTTCAACATATTGAGATGAATTTAAAGCAGATAAGACCACTTTTGCCCCGTTTATATATCTTTCCCAAGAATTGTCTATGAGTTCGCTCAATAAATGTTTTTCTGCAGAGTTTAAGGACTGCTCCACGAATATGGGAATTTGCGTCATGTCGGCTCCCAGTTCGCGAAGGGTGGCGATGATCTCGAAATCCTTTCTGCATGTACCTCCGAAGGTAAGCGCCCCTGAATCTTCATATATCCCCATAGCATAAAGTGTAGCCTCTTGAGGAAGTATGGTAATGCCGCGCTCTAAAAGGATCTCCACGAGCAAAGTTGTACAGGCGCCAAGAGTTTCCGTCCTGGCAAAGGAAGCTGGAAGCTCATCCAACACATCACCAGGGTGATGATCGTAGACGTGAATGATAACATCCTTTTTTCCTACGAGAGAGGCAAAGGGTCCTATGCGGGACACCGAGCGTGTGTCTACGACGATCAACGTCGTTACTTCGTCCATATTGACCTTTCTGGGAGTTAAGACTTTGTATCTGCTTTGATAGCGTTTCAAAAAATCTCTTACGTTCCTCGACGCAGAACCTGAAAAGCAGGGAACCGCACCGGGATACAGCTTCGTAGCAGCTATCATGCTGGCTAGAGAATCGAAGTCCGCTCCGATGTGAGTGGTGATTACCTTCAAATATCCAAAACCTCCCTAAGCCATAGTAAAGCCGTGCCGTTCATCCACTTCAAAGGATGAACTAATATTACGGGAGTCTCGTAGCTATGTTTTTCGAGGATAGTATTTTTCAGGGCATGTAATTTGCATTGTAGGGATTTAAACTTCAACTCCCATTCGCCCTCCTGCTCCAACTTTCCCTGCCACACATAGATGCTCTTTACGGGGCAGATGTTGACGCAAGCAGCAAGCTTCCTGTCGATACACGCCCTTGCGATCTCTTCGGCCTCGCTTTCGCTTCCGCACGTAAGGGAAACCAGAATGGGATAAGCGAGGTTCAAAAGAAGCTCTCCCAAGTCTTCGACCTTTGCCCTCAATGTTTTGAGATCTCCTTCGTTTTCTATTACCCAATCTGATCTCTTCTTCTTTTCATCGGCGGGCAAAAGCCACCTCTCCCTCAGGGCTAGGGTCTCTTCGTCCAAACCTCTCGCGGCGTTTCTTCTAGCGCGCAACTCCTTGGGCGCCGTAACGTATATGACGAAATCGATCCAGTCGGGCCTACCGACTTCAAATAACAGAGGTATCTCAAAAACCTTGAGTCCCTCGCCACCTACGAGCTCCCTTTCCATTTCAGCCATGACCAGAGGATGAATGAGGTCGCAAAGCCACTTGTACTCACTGTCGTTCAAGAAGGCCTTGGATGCAATGACATTGGGTAAAACGCGACCCTCCTCATCCAATATTTCCTTTCCCCAGCGATTGCATGCTTGCTCTATAATTTCTGGCTTTGTCCATATCTGTCTTACAATTCGATCAGCCTCCACTATCTCAGCTCCCATTCTCTGAAGGAGGCTGCAAACTGTGCTTTTACCAGCCCCAATGTCTCCTGTTAGACCTACGACCAACATTTATCGGCACCTCTTCTTCTTCTAAAGTCAAATCGTAAACCACCTTGTTTCTATCCGGTATTTCCTCCAAGAACCTCGAGAAGGCATTGTACTGCAAGTTTCCGAACAACATCCTCCTTTGCGCACCAGTCAGATAAAGTTTTTCCATGGCGCGAGTCATTCCAACGTAACACAATCTCCTCTCCTCTTCGAGCTCAGAATCGCTCATCTTCGCCCTGGAGTGGGGGAAAATATTTTCTTCCATTCCGACAAGAAAGACGACGGGAAACTCCAAGCCCTTTGCAGCATGTAGAGTGAGGAGATTGACCCTGCTTCCGGAAGTCTCGTCGACGTCTGCATCGGAATAAAGGGCGATAATTGAAAGAAATTTGGCCAGATCGCCTCCTTCGACGTTTACCGATAGCAACTCGTAAATATTTTCTGACCTGGACTCCCAATCTTCAGGATATTGCTCTCTCAAAAAGAGCCCGTACCCCATTTCCTCCATGATATAGCTGATAACGTCTGCTACGTCACCCGAACGGGACAAAATTTGGATCATGTGTCCGGCCAGCTCTCTGGCGCCGGCTTTTGCCTTGCCCTTTAGGGGCAAAACATCGGAACTGTGAACTTCCTCCCACAAAGGGAGGGGATCCTCATGGCCTGAAGAGATGCTTGCTATCGATTTCTCGAAAGCCTCTAAACTCTTTGCTCCAAGCCCTCTGGAGGGGACGTTTCCGATCCTGTGCAGCGCTGCCGCGTCCCAGGGATTAACCGCAAGCCTCATGAAAGACAATACATCCTTTACTTCTTTTCTTTCATAGAAAGATACTCCCTTAACTATTTTATAGGGAATTCCTCTATTCATAAGATCCTGCTCGTAGCTTCTGCTCATTGCATTGATTCTATAAAGAACGGCGATGTCGTCAAAAGAATAGCCGGAACGACATAGCTTTCTTATTTCGTCGGCAATGAATTGAGCCTCCATGCGATCGGTATTTGCCAGGTATACTGTTATGGGTGTTCCCTGTTGATTGGCCGTCCAAAGGTCCTTCGGCCTTCTTTCGATATTGTTTTTTATTACGGCGTTTGCGGCGTCCAAAATCATGCCCGTCGAGCGGTAGTTCTGATCGAGGGTGATGACTTTGGCCCCTGGGAAATCACGTTCAAAATTCATTATTATGGACATATCGGCTCCTCGCCATCCGTAAATGGACTGGTCCGGATCCCCTACGACCATGATGTTGCCCGATTTGGCCAGTAGTTCGATAAGTTTATACTGTGGCGTATTTACGTCTTGATATTCATCGACCAGCACCCATTTAAATCTGGCACGTTCTTTTAGTAGAACGTTTTTGTTAGTAGTAAGCAAGTGAAGAGGAAGAAGAAGTAAGTCATCGAAATCGAGCGCTCCCTGCCTTTTGAGCTCTTTGTTATAGGCATCGTAAAATTCACGCCATCTTGCCTCCAGTGTCGCATTGGGCGAAAGAGTCTTGGGATCGGCGCTTGCCTTCGCTTTGGAGATCATGTTCATCAAAAAAGATGCGTCAAAGCGTTTTTTATCGATGTTAAAATCCTTCATAAGCCTTTCCACGAGCTTTTGCGAGTCTCCTCTGTCGAATACGCTAAAGGGAACCCTTATACCCGCTTCCCCGACTTCTTTTGTATATCTGTAGAGGAACTCAACACCATAGGAATGAAAAGTCGAAATGTGCAAATTATTAATATCCGACCCCAACAGAGCCCATACCCTTTCTTTCATTTCCCTTGCCGCCTTGTTGGTAAAGGTAACGGCAAGGATCTGCCAAGGTTGAGCCAGGCCGCTGGCGACCAGATAGGCGAATTTATAGGTCAACACTCTGGTCTTTCCACTTCCGGCGCCAGCTAAAACCAAAAGAGGGCCTTTCGTATATAAAACAGCCTCCCTCTGTCTTGGGTTCAATTGGGAAAGAAGTTGTTCAGTCTGCAACTTAATTTCCCCTTATATCTTTTAACCAATCCTCGATAGATCCGATCAAATCGTCCAATCCTTTCCCCTCAATGACCGCAAGCTCGAATTTATCGGCACTGGGGTTCAACTTTTGCACGTCCCGCCAAAAGGCAGACCGGTCGAATTTTATGTAGGGCAATACATCCACCTTTGTCAGAAGCACTGCCCTAGCCTGATGAAAAAGCGAGGGATATTTAAGTGGTTTATCGTCACCCTCAGGGACGCTTGAAATGGCCATCTTGAAGGTCTCTCCGAGATCGAACTCCGCAGGACAAACCAGATTGCCAACGTTCTCCACAAAGAGTACGTCAATGTCATCTATGGGAATATCCCGCAGGGCCTTTCTTACCAAATTGGCTTCCAGATGACATCCTCCCTGTGTGTTTATCTGCACGACCGGCGTTCCGGTGACCGCTATGCGCTCAGCATCCCTGGAAGTAGCGACATCGCCTTCGATAACTGCGCATCTCAAATTCAGTTTGGGCAATAACTTCTCTAGCAACGTCGTCTTGCCCGAC from Acetomicrobium thermoterrenum DSM 13490 harbors:
- a CDS encoding gamma-glutamyltransferase family protein; translated protein: MTFNTYSHRYPSRRNLVFAKKGVVATGQPLAAEAGLEILKKGGNAIDAAVATAACLTVVEPASNGIGGDAFCIAYVKGKLYGLNSSGPAPQNISIEALKDKGYKEIPPVGWPPVTVPGIPAAWASLIRRFGKLPLSEVLKPAIQYASEGYPISPELAENWGRRFEWYKRVAKDEIFKYWFDTFAPKGRAPIPGELWKCEAMADTLREIGQTQAESFYRGKLAEKILEFSKSTGGYFEAEDFESFEPEWVDPLNINYKGFDVWELPPNGQGLVALVALNILKGFDLTDKEDPRSYHLQIEATKQAFADGLSLLGDPRHIEIPLLKLLSEDYARQRRSEIGETAKIYTSGIAPHSNTVYLATADEEGNMVSYIQSNYMGFGSGLVVPGTGIALHNRGHCFVLDPKHPNCIAPGKRPYHTIIPGFLTKDGSPVGPFGIMGGYMQPQAHVQVLANLLDFHLNPQEALDAPRWQWIKDNMVSIEYGMPENVAAALSRMGHDVKIELEHHPFGRGQIIWKTEHGTYCCATEPRTDGHIAVW
- a CDS encoding RtcB family protein; the encoded protein is MALKQIDPVRWVLERDFKIGMKVTGLIYGDSYIIQNLEKEGALTQIANVACLPGILKHSFAMPDVHWGYGFPIGGVAAFSLNEGIISPGGVGYDISCGVRVMLTFIEEKEVASCIDELTAALFSRVPSGVGSKGALKISETELLSVLAKGALWAVKKGYGRSEDLECIEERGTLPHANPDAVSKKAIERGKPQLGTLGSGNHFLEIQVIDEIYDENVARQFGLNPGQVTVMIHCGSRGLGHQVCDDYIKVMLRAMNKYGISVPDRQLCCAPLKSEEAKQYLGAMQAAANYALANREIIGQLVREVFGDFFPKSDLKLLYDVSHNMAHIEKHGVEGKQVDVCVHRKGATRAFPPGHPSLPERYIQVGQPVIIPGSMGTESYILVGTKRGMEECFASTCHGAGRVLSRKAAMKSEKADTILKRLEDRGIKVMAETIGTVREEIPEAYKDVSRVVDVVEKAGISRKVARLRPLAVIKG
- a CDS encoding archease, with protein sequence MPWVELPHTADAGLEITASSVEDLVTEAARAFYAFMFGEVSLVRSVEEHTVELECMDLLELFVSWLNELLYIYDTKEKVFSPETIEVDPKRARLLAKGNLHIAPSPARAVKAVTYGGAEISEGPPWRLRVYIDL
- the surE gene encoding 5'/3'-nucleotidase SurE; the encoded protein is MRILVTNDDGVLSPGIIALATHLKGAGHEVIVVAPERQHSSVGHAITLHRPLRLWQIGNGPYPEGVAVYACNGTPSDSVVLGLEELDPSVEIVCSGINIGPNLGDDLTYSGTVSAAMEGVVLGRPSVAFSLDCDDEAGAHFNTAGIIAAKIMGWLKNHPLDKGLLLNVNIPDVEINHISGIKVTKKGLRIYEGKVSKLRDPHGRIYYWIAGKPTDQLIEGTDVWAVANGYVSVTPVHLDMTHYPSLMKLKSDGLEEVSL
- a CDS encoding site-2 protease family protein, coding for MGFPNWVDLILSLPAVLWAITFHEYCHGYVAYRLGDDTALRSGRLTLNPMAHLDPIGALMLLIFRFGWAKPVPISTRNFSNPRRDLVLVSLAGAVGNLITAVVCALLVRIFPAIFLSNIALSRFILLMIMINVGLAVFNLLPIPPLDGSRILYVLLPPKAMNVYFYLERYGIFLILILVMLGVVQAVMAPVTMAIFRIML
- a CDS encoding CBS domain-containing protein; translated protein: MKVITTHIGADFDSLASMIAATKLYPGAVPCFSGSASRNVRDFLKRYQSRYKVLTPRKVNMDEVTTLIVVDTRSVSRIGPFASLVGKKDVIIHVYDHHPGDVLDELPASFARTETLGACTTLLVEILLERGITILPQEATLYAMGIYEDSGALTFGGTCRKDFEIIATLRELGADMTQIPIFVEQSLNSAEKHLLSELIDNSWERYINGAKVVLSALNSSQYVEGLSLFVHRLRDYFDADVAIAVVSMGQRTYIVARSREEVLNVADFLVRWGGGGHPQAASVTLTCRDPFVLVEEIERRLADEIRPLLTVAKVMTSPVMAINPDLQVDEAYKLMIRYGHSGMPIVRDGNLVGIITRKDLDKAHLHGFGTVEVREFMTEGVITVHPGASISEAHRLMVFHNIGRLPVKENGSLVGIVTRTDMLRALYPVSVPAEEKSLGSALPWTEDVSELMAQRLSPWITQTLRRLGRRAEEMSLKAYIVGGFVRDLLLGKENQDLDIVIEGDALSFIKSWEADGCRVAVHERYRTGTIVFPGGRKIDVATARREFYEYPVALPKVVGDSLKHDLYRRDFTVNSMAISINGTSWGTLIDYFGGRRDLQKRQLRVLHNLSFVEDPTRVLRGLRLKHRLGFEFEDNTVRLIRSAIKGGLLALLSGTRVKNELKLIFLEERAYPIVLEMVHLGIFEALFPGIKIDRNCLRVIRRLSFFLRRIHYDLPDMGDKVWLAFLAAVLFSSAEWVQEATLDKLHLSKPDREAVERALNDLGTAENAVGGRGIRSHEEIYFFLEDVPYVTALFWAAATERWRVRRRILLFLTRLHRIHPILMGRDLIELGYPKGALIGKILDELLRARLRGEVETREDEIRWIKKHYPLYVLKKG
- the coaE gene encoding dephospho-CoA kinase (Dephospho-CoA kinase (CoaE) performs the final step in coenzyme A biosynthesis.) — its product is MLVVGLTGDIGAGKSTVCSLLQRMGAEIVEADRIVRQIWTKPEIIEQACNRWGKEILDEEGRVLPNVIASKAFLNDSEYKWLCDLIHPLVMAEMERELVGGEGLKVFEIPLLFEVGRPDWIDFVIYVTAPKELRARRNAARGLDEETLALRERWLLPADEKKKRSDWVIENEGDLKTLRAKVEDLGELLLNLAYPILVSLTCGSESEAEEIARACIDRKLAACVNICPVKSIYVWQGKLEQEGEWELKFKSLQCKLHALKNTILEKHSYETPVILVHPLKWMNGTALLWLREVLDI
- a CDS encoding ATP-dependent helicase — translated: MQTEQLLSQLNPRQREAVLYTKGPLLVLAGAGSGKTRVLTYKFAYLVASGLAQPWQILAVTFTNKAAREMKERVWALLGSDINNLHISTFHSYGVEFLYRYTKEVGEAGIRVPFSVFDRGDSQKLVERLMKDFNIDKKRFDASFLMNMISKAKASADPKTLSPNATLEARWREFYDAYNKELKRQGALDFDDLLLLPLHLLTTNKNVLLKERARFKWVLVDEYQDVNTPQYKLIELLAKSGNIMVVGDPDQSIYGWRGADMSIIMNFERDFPGAKVITLDQNYRSTGMILDAANAVIKNNIERRPKDLWTANQQGTPITVYLANTDRMEAQFIADEIRKLCRSGYSFDDIAVLYRINAMSRSYEQDLMNRGIPYKIVKGVSFYERKEVKDVLSFMRLAVNPWDAAALHRIGNVPSRGLGAKSLEAFEKSIASISSGHEDPLPLWEEVHSSDVLPLKGKAKAGARELAGHMIQILSRSGDVADVISYIMEEMGYGLFLREQYPEDWESRSENIYELLSVNVEGGDLAKFLSIIALYSDADVDETSGSRVNLLTLHAAKGLEFPVVFLVGMEENIFPHSRAKMSDSELEEERRLCYVGMTRAMEKLYLTGAQRRMLFGNLQYNAFSRFLEEIPDRNKVVYDLTLEEEEVPINVGRRSNRRHWGW
- the hypB gene encoding hydrogenase nickel incorporation protein HypB, producing the protein MPRLVNVKKSVMAADEEHASYIRSMMKQKGVLMINMIGSPGSGKTTLLEKLLPKLNLRCAVIEGDVATSRDAERIAVTGTPVVQINTQGGCHLEANLVRKALRDIPIDDIDVLFVENVGNLVCPAEFDLGETFKMAISSVPEGDDKPLKYPSLFHQARAVLLTKVDVLPYIKFDRSAFWRDVQKLNPSADKFELAVIEGKGLDDLIGSIEDWLKDIRGN